Proteins co-encoded in one Bacilli bacterium PM5-9 genomic window:
- a CDS encoding ferredoxin (product_source=COG1145; cath_funfam=3.30.70.20; cog=COG1145; pfam=PF00037; superfamily=54862) — protein sequence MKRQIIKIDEDKCVGCGLCASACHLSIIGIENGKAKLLNPDVCDGLGMCLPNCPNEAISFIEVDGIKQPEKNDSVKQSGCPGNQVKTLEPKKVSQKNDIFEISSQLAQWPVQIQLVPINAPYFDNAHLLVAADCTAFSYGNFHNDMMKNKVTIIGCPKLDTQDYTEKLTKIIKNNNIKSVTIARMEVPCCGGIENAVKNALIQSEKMIPWNVITISTTGEILDV from the coding sequence ATGAAAAGACAAATTATAAAAATTGATGAAGATAAATGTGTTGGTTGTGGTTTATGTGCTAGTGCTTGCCATCTTAGTATTATAGGAATTGAAAATGGTAAAGCAAAACTTTTAAATCCTGATGTATGTGATGGTTTAGGAATGTGTTTACCTAATTGTCCAAATGAAGCTATTTCATTTATTGAAGTTGATGGAATAAAACAACCTGAAAAAAATGATTCAGTTAAACAATCTGGTTGTCCTGGTAATCAAGTAAAAACTCTTGAACCAAAAAAAGTATCTCAAAAAAATGATATTTTTGAAATAAGCTCTCAATTAGCACAATGGCCTGTACAAATTCAACTTGTTCCAATTAACGCCCCGTATTTTGATAATGCTCACCTTTTAGTTGCAGCAGATTGTACAGCTTTTTCATATGGTAACTTTCACAATGATATGATGAAAAATAAAGTAACTATTATTGGTTGTCCAAAACTAGATACTCAGGATTATACTGAAAAGCTTACAAAAATAATTAAAAACAATAATATTAAATCAGTAACTATCGCTAGAATGGAAGTTCCCTGTTGTGGTGGTATTGAAAATGCAGTGAAGAACGCATTAATTCAAAGCGAAAAAATGATTCCTTGGAATGTAATTACAATATCAACTACCGGTGAAATATTAGATGTATAA